DNA sequence from the Vicinamibacterales bacterium genome:
AGCGACACAAGCCCGCGCTGGTGATCACCGACATCGTGATGCCGGAGCTGGATGGTTACGGCTTGTGCAAGGCGATCAAGGCCGACGAGCAACTGAAGGGCATCCCGGTCATGCTGCTGACCACGCTCTCCGATCCGCGGGACCTCATCCGCGGGTTGGAGTGCGGCGCGGACAATTTCCTGCGCAAGCCGTACGACGAGCGCTACCTGCTCTCGCGCATCGACTACCTGCTGATGAATCTTGCGCTGCGCAAGAACCAGAAGATGCAGATGGGCATGGAGATCGACCTGGGAGGTCAGAAGCATTTCATCAGTTCCGAACGGCAACAGATCCTGGACTTGCTGATCTCGACCTACGAGCAGGCGATCGAGATCAACAGCGAACTCAAGCAGCGGGAAAAGGACCTGGCGCATTCCAGCGAAGTGCTTGCCGCCCTGTACCGTATCGCGGAAGGCCTCAATCGCGCGGGCACTGAACGGGAGGTGGTGGAGACCGTGCTGGAGCGGGCGATGGAGCTGCCGGGGATCCAGGCCGGCTGGATCTCCCTGCGGGAGGGAGAGTCGGGCTTCCGGCTGGGCGGCGCTCGCAACCTGCCGCCGGCGCTCGAGGCCGCCGGCGCCATGGAGGGGGATTGCGCCTGCCGTCGCCGGCTCGTCTCCGGCGAACTCGACCACGTAACCAACATCATGGCCTGCGAACGCCTCGGCAAGGCAACCGGCGACACGCGCGGCCTGTGCTACCACGCCGCCGTTCCATTGTGGCTTGGCGACCGGACACTGGGCGTGATGAATCTCGTCGGGCCGGAAAAGGGACTGTTCAATGAAGCGGAACTGAAGATCCTGTACGGCGTCGGCAACCAGGTGGCGGTGGCGCTGGAGCGGGCGCATCTGCACGAACATCTGGAGCGCTTGGTGCACGAGAGAACCGCTGCGCTCGAAGCGGAGATCGTGGAAAGAAAGCGTATCGAGAAAGAACAGGCCCGGCTGGTGGCGATCATCGAGGCGACACCGGACCTGGTAGCCACGGGTGGCCCAAATGGTCATGTGCTCTACTACAACCGGGCGGGGCTGCGGATGCTCGGGTTCGAGCCGGGGCTGGATCCGTCGACGGTACGCTTTCTTGACACCCATCCGGAGTGGGCGGCGAAGCTGGTGGCGGAGACCGGGATTCCCCACGCCATCGAGCATGGCGCCTGGAGCGGGGAAACGGCACTGCTCCGGCGTGATGGTCACGAAATCCCCGTTTCCCAGGCGATCATTGCGCACAAGAGACCCGACGGATCGGTGGAGTACCTGTCCACCATCGCGCGCGACATCACGCAGCAAAAGAAGCACGAAAAGATCATCACCCGCCTGAACCGCGTGTATGCCGTCCTGAGCGGCATCAACACGACGATCGTTCGCACGCGGGATCGGCAGGAGCTGTTCGATGAGGCGTGCCGCATCGCGGTGGAAGAAGGCGAGTTCAGGTTGGCCTGGATCGGCCTGCTCGACGCCAATGGCGTGGACGTGATGCCCGTGGCCAGGGCGGGCGTCGACGAAGGTTACCTCGACAGTATCCAACTGACGGCCAGGGATGGTGCGCCCGACCGCTGCGAGCTGTTGGCGTGGGCGTTGCGGGAAAAGACGGCCGTCGTCTGCAACGATATCGACACCGATCCGCGGATGGCGCGCTGGCGCGCGGACGCGCTGCCGCGCGGCTATCGGTCGGTGGTCGTGTTCCCACTGCAATTCGGCGATAAGGTATTGGGCGTCCTCGCGCTCTACGCATCGGAAACGAATTTCTTCGACACGAAGGAGATGCAGCTGCTCACCGAGCTCGCCGGTGACGTCTCGTTTGCGCTCGATCACATCGATGCGGACGAATCCCGGCACCTGCAGAGCGCCGCCCTGAACGCCGCCGCCAATGCCATCGTTGTCACCGACCGCTCCGGCACAATCGAATGGGTGAATCGCGCCTTCACGGCGCTCACCGGTTACGCCGCGGTCGACGTCCTTGGCAAGAACTCCCGGATCCTCAAGTCCGACAAGCACGATCGGGCGTTCTATCAGTCGCTGTGGGACACGGTTCTTTCCGGACGGACGTGGCGCGCCGAGATCACCAACCGCCGCAAAGATGGCAGCCTGTATAGCGAGGACCTGTCCATCACGCCGGTCTTGAGTGAGTCCGGCGCCATCACGCACTTCGTCGCGGTCAAAGAAGACATCACCGAGCGCTTGCAGCTCCAGGCCCAGTTCCGTCAGGCGCAGAAAATGGAAAGTGTGGGGCAGCTCGCCAGCGGCATTGCGCACGATTTCAACAACCTGCTTACCGTGATCAACGGGATGGCGGACCTGGTGCTGGAGCAGGTCAGTCAAGACGATCCGGTACACGCGGATGTGCGGGAGATTCACCGAGCCGGCGAGCGAGCCGCCACGTTGACCCGCCAGCTGCTGGCCTTCAGCCGCCAGCAGCTGCTGGAGCCACGGGTCATGGACTTCAACACGGTCGTCGCCGGGATGGAGAGTCTGCTCCGGCGTCTACTCGGCGAGGACATCGACCTGGTGATCGTGCCGGCACCAGGCTTGGGCACCGTCAAGGCGGACCCCGGGCAAATCGAGCAAGTGATCACCAACCTGGCCGTGAATGCGCGAGACGCCATGCCGCAGGGCGGCCGGCTGACCATCGAAACGCAGAACGTCACGATCGACGAAGACGATGCCCGCCAGCGCGGTGCGACCGGGTGGTCCGGACCGTATGTACTGCTGGCCGTGAGTGACGGCGGCGCCGGCATGGACGAGGCCACCCGCACGCGCGTCTTCGAGCCGTTTTTCACCACCAAGGGTCCGGGCAAGGGCACGGGGCTGGGGCTGTCGACCGTGTACGGCATCGTCAAGCAGAGCCACGGGTTCATCTGGGTGGATAGCGAAGTCGGCCGGGGGACCAGCTTCAAGATCTATTTGCCACAGGTGACGACCGGGGCAGCGAGCACCGCCCGACCGGGGCCGACCGTGGTGTCCAGTTCCGGCACCGAAGCCGTCCTCCTCGTGGAAGATAACGTCGCGCTCAGCATGTTGGCCACGCGTGTGCTCGAACGCGCCGGCTACACCGTGCTCGGGGCGGCCACGGGCGAGGAAGCGCTGCGCCTGCTGGAACGTCATGAGGAACCGGTCCACCTCCTGCTCAGCGATGTGGTGATGCCCGGCATGAGCGGCCGGCAACTCTCGGAGCAGCTCGCGCAGACTCATCCGGGAATGAAGGTGCTCTACATGTCCGGCTACACGGGCGACACCATCGTGCGACACGGGGTGTTGGAGGCGCAGACGCCGTTCCTCAACAAACCGTTCACCGCGACGGCGTTGCTCCGAAAGGTTCGGGAGGTGCTGGATTTGTAGCGCCCCGCAGCGGTCCGGGCGCAACTAATACACAACCCTTACAATCGCCGGGCGCCCCGCTCGCTACCATCGGGAGAAGGAGGGCTTGCTCATGCAGCCACACCCCAAGGGCCCGCGCGCCCACGTGCTCCTCTCTTCGGTCTTCAAGCCGTTCGCGCAAGATGACGAATACGGCAGCCGGGCCATCAACCCGGTCGAGCTCTACCACAACCAGGTCACACGCGAGCAGGGGCCGTTCTCGCTCCGCATGTTCCATCGCACCTGGAGCCTGATGCTGCTGCAGCAGAACATCTCGGCACCGTGCACGGTGCTCGATTTCCCCACCCGCGAGGGCTTCGTGCGCGAGTTGACCGCGCACCAGTACGACGTGGTCGGGCTCACCGGCATCATCGTCAATGTCGGCAAGATTCGCGAGATGTGCCGGCTGGTCCGTGAGCACTCTCCCCACTCAACCCTGATCGTGGGCGGTCACGTCACCGCGATCCCCGGCATCGAGCAGATGATCGACGCCGATCACATCGTCAAGGGCGAGGGCGTCGCGTGGCTGCGGGCGTTTCTCGGCGAGGACAGCGAACACCGGATCGCGCATCCCTTGATTCCGTCGTCGTTCAGCTTCCGGCTGATGGGCCTGCCGGCGCCTCGCGGCGGCGGCAACGCCGCGGCCACCATCATCCCGTCGGTCGGGTGTCCGATGGGCTGCAACTTCTGCACGACCTCCGAGTTCTTCGGCGGCAAGGGCAAGATGGTGACGTTCCTCGAGCGCGGCGAAGACGTGTTCCGCGTGATGTGCGAGGCGGAACAGCACCTGGGCGCCCGCGCGTTCTTCATGATGGACGAGAATTTCCTCCTCTATAAGAAGCGGGCCCTCGAGCTGCTCGAGCTGATGAAGGCCCACGGCAAGTCCTGGTCGCTGTATGTGTTCTCGTCGGCGAACGCCATCCGCAAGTACGACGTGCGCCAGCTCGTGGAGCTGGGCGTGGAGTGGATCTGGCTCGGGCTGGAATCCTCCGGCAGCCAGTACCAAAAACTCAAGGGCGCCGATACGCAGGCACTGGCGAGCGAGCTCCAGTCGCACGGCATTCGCGTGCACGGCTCCACCATCATCGGCCTCGAGCACCACACGCCCGGCAACATCGACGCGGTCATCGAGCACGCCGTGGCGCACGAAACGGTGTTTCACCAGTTCATGCTCTACACGCCGGTGCCGGGCACGCCGCTCTACCGCGAGGTCGAAGCGGAGGGGCGGCTCCTCGAGGGCGTGGACCTGGCCGACATCCACGGCCAGTTCAAGTTCAACTTCCGGCACGCCGCGATCTCCCGCGATCAGTCGAAGAGCTTTCTCGACCGCGCGTTCCGCCGCGACTTCGAGCTGAACGGCCCGAGCCTGTACCGGCTGATTGCCAGCATGCTCACAGGCTGGCGGCGCTATCGTGACGACCCCGACCCCCGCGTGCGGGCGCGCGTGCGAGGGGAGGCCGCGCAGTTGCGACTGGGATACGGAGCGGCCCTCTGGGCGATGGAGAAATACCTGAGGGAGTCGAACCGCGTGGTCAGCGACCGGATCGCCGACTTGCGGGTGCAAATCGAACGCGAGGTCGGCGGGTTGGCGCCGGTGATCGATCGGCTGGTGGGTCCGATGCTCTTGTGGAGCGCCCGCCGCGACGCCCGCCTTGCCCCGGCCGGCCGTGTGCTGGAGCCCCGCACATTTGTGGATCGGCGAAGCGGGCGCGAATGATCAGGCCCCGGCCCGGGTCAGCATCTCGCGGCTACTTGGGCATCAGCACGGTATCGATCACGTGAATCACGCCATTGCTGGCGGGGACATCGGCCTTGATGATGGTGGCGTTGTTGATCTTGAGTACCGAGCCGGCACTCGAAATCCGGACGCGTTGGCCCTGCACCGTGCCGAAGTCCTTCATCATCTTCAGGTCGGCGGCAGCGACGTTGCCGGTGAGGACGTGGTAT
Encoded proteins:
- a CDS encoding response regulator — its product is MTTDQRANGKAEILIAEDSPTQAVQLAHLLEQNGYSVTTAANGREALASIERHKPALVITDIVMPELDGYGLCKAIKADEQLKGIPVMLLTTLSDPRDLIRGLECGADNFLRKPYDERYLLSRIDYLLMNLALRKNQKMQMGMEIDLGGQKHFISSERQQILDLLISTYEQAIEINSELKQREKDLAHSSEVLAALYRIAEGLNRAGTEREVVETVLERAMELPGIQAGWISLREGESGFRLGGARNLPPALEAAGAMEGDCACRRRLVSGELDHVTNIMACERLGKATGDTRGLCYHAAVPLWLGDRTLGVMNLVGPEKGLFNEAELKILYGVGNQVAVALERAHLHEHLERLVHERTAALEAEIVERKRIEKEQARLVAIIEATPDLVATGGPNGHVLYYNRAGLRMLGFEPGLDPSTVRFLDTHPEWAAKLVAETGIPHAIEHGAWSGETALLRRDGHEIPVSQAIIAHKRPDGSVEYLSTIARDITQQKKHEKIITRLNRVYAVLSGINTTIVRTRDRQELFDEACRIAVEEGEFRLAWIGLLDANGVDVMPVARAGVDEGYLDSIQLTARDGAPDRCELLAWALREKTAVVCNDIDTDPRMARWRADALPRGYRSVVVFPLQFGDKVLGVLALYASETNFFDTKEMQLLTELAGDVSFALDHIDADESRHLQSAALNAAANAIVVTDRSGTIEWVNRAFTALTGYAAVDVLGKNSRILKSDKHDRAFYQSLWDTVLSGRTWRAEITNRRKDGSLYSEDLSITPVLSESGAITHFVAVKEDITERLQLQAQFRQAQKMESVGQLASGIAHDFNNLLTVINGMADLVLEQVSQDDPVHADVREIHRAGERAATLTRQLLAFSRQQLLEPRVMDFNTVVAGMESLLRRLLGEDIDLVIVPAPGLGTVKADPGQIEQVITNLAVNARDAMPQGGRLTIETQNVTIDEDDARQRGATGWSGPYVLLAVSDGGAGMDEATRTRVFEPFFTTKGPGKGTGLGLSTVYGIVKQSHGFIWVDSEVGRGTSFKIYLPQVTTGAASTARPGPTVVSSSGTEAVLLVEDNVALSMLATRVLERAGYTVLGAATGEEALRLLERHEEPVHLLLSDVVMPGMSGRQLSEQLAQTHPGMKVLYMSGYTGDTIVRHGVLEAQTPFLNKPFTATALLRKVREVLDL
- a CDS encoding radical SAM protein; translation: MQPHPKGPRAHVLLSSVFKPFAQDDEYGSRAINPVELYHNQVTREQGPFSLRMFHRTWSLMLLQQNISAPCTVLDFPTREGFVRELTAHQYDVVGLTGIIVNVGKIREMCRLVREHSPHSTLIVGGHVTAIPGIEQMIDADHIVKGEGVAWLRAFLGEDSEHRIAHPLIPSSFSFRLMGLPAPRGGGNAAATIIPSVGCPMGCNFCTTSEFFGGKGKMVTFLERGEDVFRVMCEAEQHLGARAFFMMDENFLLYKKRALELLELMKAHGKSWSLYVFSSANAIRKYDVRQLVELGVEWIWLGLESSGSQYQKLKGADTQALASELQSHGIRVHGSTIIGLEHHTPGNIDAVIEHAVAHETVFHQFMLYTPVPGTPLYREVEAEGRLLEGVDLADIHGQFKFNFRHAAISRDQSKSFLDRAFRRDFELNGPSLYRLIASMLTGWRRYRDDPDPRVRARVRGEAAQLRLGYGAALWAMEKYLRESNRVVSDRIADLRVQIEREVGGLAPVIDRLVGPMLLWSARRDARLAPAGRVLEPRTFVDRRSGRE